In Persicimonas caeni, a single window of DNA contains:
- a CDS encoding monovalent cation/H+ antiporter subunit D has product MNHLIITPILIPLLGAIVAVLGGWGRIGVQRVISLLTGVATLGCAIALVDVAGSGAIWAYNVGDWAAPFGITLVLDRLSAMMVLLTSAVSFLALLYAVQGQDERGKHFHFLFQMQVLGINGSFLTGDLFNLFVFFEVLLLSSYALLLHGRTKRRLKAGVHYVILNLVGSGMFVLGIAMMYGLTGTLNMAHMAARVAELPATDAAFVQAGAMLLLVVFALKAALVPIYMWLPSVYSAASAPVAAVFAILTKVGVYAILRVTTLIFGPEGGVAADIAEPFLLPLALVTLALGTFGALASKELGRTIAYLIVASMGTMLAAIGLYTAEGIAAGLYYMLHSTIASAALFLLAGVITSQRGELGGKLLPGPKLERWSLLGVLFFTTAIAVAGLPPLSGFLGKVFILDAAVDQPDGFWVWGVVLATSLLAVVTLAQAGVALFWRNDTEQTPSPAPRTAGRVVAVVGMLGLVAAMTIFAGPLAEFSAATAEQIAEPSTYIETIVPSVEETK; this is encoded by the coding sequence GTGAACCACTTGATCATTACTCCCATCCTGATTCCGCTGCTCGGGGCCATCGTCGCCGTCCTCGGCGGCTGGGGTCGCATCGGCGTCCAGCGCGTCATCAGCTTGCTGACGGGCGTGGCCACACTGGGCTGCGCGATCGCGCTGGTCGACGTCGCCGGCAGCGGCGCCATCTGGGCCTACAACGTCGGCGACTGGGCCGCGCCCTTTGGCATCACGCTGGTGCTCGACCGGCTCAGCGCCATGATGGTGCTTCTGACCTCGGCGGTCTCTTTCCTGGCGCTCCTGTACGCGGTGCAGGGCCAGGACGAGCGCGGCAAGCATTTCCACTTCCTGTTCCAGATGCAGGTCCTGGGGATCAACGGCTCGTTTCTGACCGGTGACCTCTTCAACCTGTTCGTCTTCTTCGAGGTGTTGCTGCTCTCGTCGTATGCCCTGCTGTTGCACGGGCGCACGAAGCGCAGACTCAAGGCCGGGGTGCACTACGTCATCCTCAACTTGGTCGGCTCGGGGATGTTCGTGCTGGGCATCGCCATGATGTACGGGCTGACCGGCACGCTGAATATGGCCCACATGGCCGCACGCGTGGCCGAGTTGCCGGCGACCGACGCCGCCTTTGTGCAGGCAGGCGCCATGCTCTTGCTGGTCGTCTTCGCGCTCAAGGCCGCGCTCGTGCCCATCTACATGTGGCTGCCCAGCGTCTACAGCGCAGCCAGCGCGCCGGTGGCCGCCGTCTTCGCCATCCTGACCAAGGTCGGCGTCTACGCCATCTTGCGGGTCACCACGCTCATCTTCGGCCCCGAAGGCGGCGTCGCCGCCGACATCGCCGAGCCCTTCTTGCTGCCGCTGGCCCTCGTCACGCTCGCGTTGGGCACCTTCGGGGCGCTCGCCAGCAAGGAGCTCGGCCGCACGATCGCCTACCTCATCGTCGCCTCCATGGGCACGATGCTCGCAGCCATCGGGCTGTACACGGCCGAGGGCATCGCCGCGGGCTTGTACTACATGCTTCACAGCACCATCGCCTCGGCGGCGCTCTTTTTGCTCGCCGGCGTCATCACCAGCCAGCGCGGCGAGCTCGGCGGCAAGCTTCTGCCCGGCCCCAAGCTCGAGCGATGGTCGCTTCTGGGAGTGCTCTTCTTCACCACCGCCATCGCCGTGGCTGGCCTGCCGCCGCTGTCCGGCTTCCTCGGCAAGGTGTTCATCCTCGACGCCGCCGTCGACCAGCCCGACGGCTTCTGGGTCTGGGGCGTCGTCTTGGCCACCAGCCTCCTGGCGGTCGTGACCCTGGCCCAGGCCGGCGTGGCGCTCTTCTGGCGCAACGACACCGAGCAGACCCCGAGCCCCGCCCCCCGCACCGCCGGACGCGTCGTCGCCGTGGTGGGCATGCTCGGGCTGGTGGCCGCGATGACCATCTTCGCCGGCCCGCTCGCCGAGTTCAGCGCGGCGACCGCCGAGCAGATCGCCGAGCCGTCGACCTACATTGAAACGATCGTCCCGTCGGTCGAGGAGACGAAATGA
- a CDS encoding Na+/H+ antiporter subunit C codes for MEALIAVAVGVLVASGIYLMLRGRTFPVILGLALFAYAVNLFLFVMGRLTLEGAPILREGMETAAYTDPLPQALVLTAIVIGFAMTAFVMVLAIASYTDLETDHVDGEEPES; via the coding sequence ATGGAAGCCCTGATCGCAGTCGCCGTCGGCGTGCTCGTCGCCTCGGGGATCTACCTGATGCTGCGCGGGCGCACCTTTCCGGTCATCCTGGGGCTGGCGCTCTTTGCCTACGCCGTCAACCTCTTTCTATTCGTCATGGGCCGGCTGACCCTGGAGGGGGCGCCGATTCTGCGCGAGGGTATGGAGACCGCCGCCTACACCGATCCGCTGCCGCAGGCTTTGGTGCTCACCGCCATCGTCATCGGCTTCGCGATGACCGCGTTCGTCATGGTGCTCGCCATCGCCTCGTACACCGACCTCGAGACCGATCACGTTGACGGAGAGGAGCCCGAGTCGTGA
- a CDS encoding monovalent cation/H+ antiporter subunit A has product MNLLLIICLPLAGLLLPLLADRFGRVACAVAAAIPTVISLVLLLGLAPQVLAGEVLTVGWPWVESLGLNLSFRLDGLGFLFALLILGIGLCVITYAYTYLYKSDPIGRFYAMLMAFMGAMLGVVLSENLVLMALFWEMTSLSSFLLIGYWTHKSEAQAGARMALTITGAGGLCLFGGVIMIGHIVGSFELSDVLASADVIQNHDLYIPALCLVLAGAFTKSAQFPFHFWLPNAMTAPTPVSAYLHSATMVKAGVFLLARLHPALAGTDPWFFIVTFTGLATLTVGAYVAFFKDDLKGLLAYSTISHLGLITVLFGFGSPFAAVIGVFHIMNHAAFKASLFMTAGIVDHEAGTRDISKLGGLRRLMPYTMVLGLLGAAAMAGVPLFNGFLSKEMFFDATWKLPQMEAYPWLVPVLATFGGLFSVAYSIRFVHGVFFGEEVETPKKAHDPSWLMMAPVALLVTISVVVGIVPKLIVEPLLGVAASAVIFGGQAGELPYYSLALWHGFNAPLIMSLIAFAGASLVYWRRKDLYTFAERTWPGLTGRTVFEHLLEGLTRASRALSGAIENGSLQRYIAWLLAFAILAMFWPFWEHGWHGTGVLHTPVDPVSAVMIAIMLTGALGTVLLHRNRFLAVILLSTVGLVAALIFVRLSAPDLAMTQLSVEVVTILLLLLALFMLPRGTPKESSPPRQLRDIGLAVLGGGGAAALTWGIITRPFETISGWHIEQSYPGGGGTNVVNVILVDFRGFDTMLEVSVLAIAALGVFMLLDGLDIEETRDIKDRASDPYPVMLVSFSRPLLSMIILMSIFIMLRGHNLPGGGFIGGLVATVALVMQEFASGVNWTEERARVNFRRMAVWGVALAVVTGGAALLFELPFLTTWHGYVYPPLIGKLHLASALIFDLGVYFAVIGSMMVILGRLGRLGGAADPKKLKGREEDSPWKP; this is encoded by the coding sequence ATGAATCTGCTTCTGATCATTTGTTTGCCCCTCGCAGGCCTCTTGCTTCCGCTACTCGCCGATCGTTTCGGACGTGTGGCGTGCGCAGTCGCAGCGGCAATTCCAACGGTCATCTCGTTGGTGCTGCTCCTAGGCCTCGCGCCGCAAGTGCTCGCCGGCGAGGTCCTGACGGTGGGCTGGCCGTGGGTGGAGTCGCTGGGGCTCAACCTGTCGTTCCGCCTCGACGGGCTCGGCTTTCTATTCGCCCTGCTCATCCTGGGCATCGGCCTGTGCGTCATCACCTACGCGTATACCTACCTATACAAGAGCGACCCAATCGGGCGCTTTTACGCCATGCTTATGGCGTTCATGGGGGCGATGCTAGGCGTGGTGCTATCCGAGAACCTGGTGCTGATGGCGCTGTTCTGGGAGATGACCAGCCTGAGCTCGTTTTTGCTCATCGGCTACTGGACACATAAGTCCGAGGCGCAGGCCGGCGCGCGCATGGCGCTGACGATCACCGGCGCCGGCGGGCTGTGTCTGTTCGGCGGTGTGATCATGATCGGTCATATCGTCGGAAGCTTCGAGCTGAGCGACGTGCTCGCCTCGGCCGACGTCATTCAGAACCACGACCTGTATATCCCCGCGCTGTGCCTGGTGCTCGCCGGGGCGTTCACCAAGTCGGCGCAGTTCCCCTTCCACTTCTGGCTGCCCAACGCGATGACCGCGCCCACGCCGGTCAGCGCGTACCTGCACTCGGCGACGATGGTCAAAGCGGGTGTCTTCTTGCTCGCCCGGCTCCACCCGGCGCTTGCGGGCACCGACCCCTGGTTCTTCATCGTCACCTTCACCGGCCTGGCCACGCTGACGGTGGGCGCGTATGTCGCGTTCTTCAAGGATGACCTCAAGGGGCTTCTGGCCTATTCGACCATCAGCCACCTGGGCCTGATCACCGTCTTGTTCGGCTTCGGCAGCCCGTTCGCCGCGGTCATCGGCGTCTTCCACATCATGAACCACGCCGCCTTCAAGGCCTCGTTGTTCATGACCGCCGGCATCGTCGACCACGAGGCGGGCACCCGCGACATCAGCAAGCTCGGCGGGCTTCGCCGCCTGATGCCCTACACGATGGTCCTCGGGCTGCTCGGCGCCGCTGCGATGGCCGGCGTGCCCTTGTTCAACGGCTTTTTGAGCAAGGAGATGTTCTTCGACGCGACCTGGAAGCTTCCCCAGATGGAGGCCTATCCGTGGCTCGTGCCGGTGCTGGCGACCTTCGGCGGGCTCTTTAGCGTCGCCTACTCCATTCGGTTCGTCCACGGCGTCTTCTTCGGCGAAGAGGTCGAAACCCCCAAGAAGGCTCACGACCCGTCGTGGCTGATGATGGCGCCGGTCGCGCTTCTGGTGACGATCTCGGTCGTCGTCGGCATCGTGCCCAAGCTCATCGTCGAGCCGCTGTTGGGCGTGGCCGCCTCGGCGGTCATCTTCGGCGGGCAAGCCGGCGAGCTGCCCTACTACAGCCTGGCGCTGTGGCACGGCTTCAACGCCCCGCTCATCATGAGCCTGATCGCGTTCGCCGGGGCCAGCCTCGTCTACTGGCGCCGCAAAGATCTGTACACCTTCGCCGAGCGCACCTGGCCGGGCCTGACCGGCCGCACGGTCTTCGAGCACCTGCTCGAGGGATTGACGCGCGCCTCGCGGGCCCTCTCGGGAGCCATTGAAAACGGCTCGCTGCAGCGCTACATCGCTTGGCTTCTGGCCTTCGCCATCCTGGCGATGTTCTGGCCCTTCTGGGAGCACGGCTGGCACGGCACGGGCGTGCTGCACACGCCGGTCGACCCGGTCAGCGCGGTCATGATCGCCATCATGCTCACCGGCGCGCTGGGCACGGTGCTCTTGCACCGAAACCGCTTCCTGGCCGTGATACTGCTGAGCACCGTGGGACTCGTCGCCGCGCTCATCTTCGTGCGCCTGTCGGCCCCGGACCTCGCCATGACCCAGTTGTCGGTCGAGGTCGTGACCATCTTGCTGCTCTTACTCGCCCTCTTCATGTTGCCGCGAGGCACGCCCAAGGAGTCCTCGCCGCCGCGCCAACTGCGCGACATCGGCCTGGCAGTCCTGGGCGGAGGCGGCGCCGCTGCCCTGACCTGGGGCATCATCACCCGGCCCTTCGAAACGATCTCGGGCTGGCATATCGAGCAGTCGTATCCGGGCGGCGGCGGCACCAACGTGGTCAACGTCATCTTGGTCGACTTCCGTGGCTTCGACACCATGCTCGAGGTCTCGGTGCTCGCCATCGCCGCGTTGGGCGTGTTCATGCTGCTCGACGGCTTGGACATCGAGGAGACCCGCGACATCAAAGACCGCGCCTCCGACCCGTACCCGGTGATGCTCGTCTCGTTTAGCCGCCCGCTGCTGTCGATGATCATCTTGATGTCCATCTTCATCATGCTCCGCGGCCACAACCTGCCCGGCGGCGGCTTTATCGGCGGCCTGGTCGCCACCGTCGCGCTCGTCATGCAGGAATTCGCCAGCGGGGTGAACTGGACCGAGGAGCGCGCCCGCGTCAACTTCCGACGCATGGCTGTGTGGGGCGTGGCGCTGGCGGTGGTCACCGGCGGCGCGGCGCTGCTGTTCGAGCTGCCCTTCTTGACCACCTGGCACGGCTACGTGTACCCGCCGCTTATCGGCAAGCTGCACCTGGCGTCGGCGCTCATCTTCGACCTGGGCGTCTACTTCGCCGTCATCGGCTCGATGATGGTCATCCTCGGGCGGCTCGGCCGCCTGGGAGGCGCCGCCGACCCCAAGAAATTGAAAGGCCGTGAGGAGGATTCACCATGGAAGCCCTGA
- the nhaR gene encoding transcriptional activator NhaR has protein sequence MNEWLNYHHLLYFWTVARTGSVTAASEELRLAPSTISGQIHQLEDVFEQKLFRRSGRSLVLTEFGQVVFRYADEIFNIGRELMNFVQGRAVGGPLRLHVGVTEVVPKLVVRKLLEPVIAMDEEVHLIISEGHTDELVADLVRHHLDIAITDAPVGPESAVRTFNHLLTESGIGIFGTPELADGVRDGFPQSLDEAPFLLPTSNSVVRRILEQWFDSLGIYPKLVGEFQDAAQLKTYGESGLGLFPAPLLVAEEIEAQYLVERVGAAEGVREKFYAVSIEKKERNPAVIALLGHD, from the coding sequence ATGAACGAATGGCTCAATTACCACCACTTGCTCTATTTCTGGACGGTTGCGCGCACCGGCTCGGTGACCGCCGCGAGTGAAGAGCTGCGTCTGGCCCCCTCAACAATCAGCGGGCAGATTCACCAGCTCGAAGACGTCTTCGAGCAAAAGCTGTTCCGGCGCTCGGGCCGAAGCTTGGTCTTGACCGAGTTCGGGCAGGTAGTGTTCCGCTACGCCGACGAGATCTTCAACATCGGCCGGGAGCTGATGAACTTCGTGCAGGGACGCGCGGTTGGCGGGCCCCTGCGACTGCACGTCGGCGTCACCGAAGTCGTGCCCAAGCTGGTGGTGCGCAAACTCCTCGAGCCGGTCATTGCCATGGACGAAGAGGTCCACCTGATCATCTCGGAGGGCCATACCGACGAGCTGGTCGCCGACCTGGTGCGTCACCATCTCGACATCGCCATCACTGACGCGCCGGTGGGCCCCGAGTCGGCGGTGCGCACCTTCAACCACCTGCTCACCGAGTCGGGCATCGGCATCTTCGGCACCCCGGAGTTGGCCGACGGGGTGCGCGATGGCTTTCCGCAGTCGCTCGACGAAGCACCGTTTCTGCTGCCCACGTCGAATTCGGTGGTGCGGCGCATTCTCGAGCAATGGTTCGACTCGCTGGGCATTTATCCCAAGCTTGTCGGCGAGTTTCAAGACGCCGCGCAACTCAAGACCTACGGGGAGAGCGGGTTGGGACTGTTCCCCGCCCCCTTGCTCGTGGCCGAAGAGATCGAGGCGCAGTACCTGGTCGAGCGCGTCGGTGCCGCCGAGGGCGTGCGCGAGAAGTTTTACGCCGTCTCCATCGAGAAGAAGGAGCGAAACCCGGCGGTCATCGCGCTGCTGGGGCATGACTAG
- a CDS encoding APC family permease: MAKLKKNLGLMDVYAISTGAMFSSGFFLLPGLAAAQTGSSVVLAYFLAGLMIIPAMLSQAELATAMPRAGGSYFFVDRAMGPLFGMIGGLGTWVALVLKSAFALIGMGAYLVIFFDLPIIPVAVVLTLAFGVLNLVGAKESSRLQRVLVAVLVVILGFFVIQGFAATLDSPRGWASWGDDYTFARNGLEGIIATVGMVFVSYAGLTKVASVAEEVEKPDRNIPLGMFLSLATATFIYCAGVYVMTVVLDPSEFYKDLTPVATAADAFMTWLPGSTGVVLMVIAAIAAFASTGNAGVMSASRYPFAMARDRLLPDRFGEISAKGIPVLAVLATTAAMIVCLIAFDVSAVAKLASAFQLVLFALISAAVIVMRESRLEFYQPGFRSPLYPWMQIAGIVIPIWLIWEMGWLAVGFSLGVVAVGVVAFHFYARKRVHRRGAIRHVFERMGRSRHEELHHELRRVVSDKGLRDDDEFDELFDNALELRLQGPITLDEMMARASDILADELDLDPNDLVHCFMEESRLGMMPIEDNGAVPHHLYHGLEEPQVMVVHVDGGVPLHLDEATAHVVHDAPISNFIFLLSPDEDAARHYRYVAEIASRLDRIPEPQSQPDAEHSLLLALSVNPPNRAVS; encoded by the coding sequence ATGGCGAAGCTGAAGAAGAACCTGGGGCTGATGGATGTGTATGCCATCAGCACCGGGGCGATGTTCAGTTCGGGATTCTTTTTGCTTCCCGGGCTTGCCGCAGCACAGACCGGTTCGTCGGTGGTGCTGGCGTATTTTCTTGCAGGATTGATGATCATCCCGGCGATGCTCAGCCAGGCCGAGTTGGCCACGGCGATGCCGCGGGCCGGGGGGAGTTATTTCTTCGTCGACCGCGCCATGGGGCCGCTGTTCGGCATGATCGGCGGCCTGGGCACCTGGGTGGCGTTGGTGCTCAAGAGCGCGTTTGCCCTCATTGGCATGGGCGCCTACCTGGTGATCTTTTTCGACCTGCCCATCATCCCGGTCGCCGTGGTGCTGACGCTCGCCTTCGGCGTGCTCAATTTGGTCGGGGCCAAGGAGAGTAGCCGCCTCCAACGGGTGCTCGTGGCCGTGCTGGTAGTCATCTTGGGCTTTTTCGTCATTCAAGGATTCGCCGCCACCCTCGATTCGCCGCGCGGCTGGGCATCGTGGGGAGACGACTACACCTTTGCGCGCAACGGGCTCGAGGGCATCATCGCCACCGTGGGTATGGTGTTCGTTTCTTATGCAGGCCTGACCAAAGTCGCCAGCGTGGCCGAAGAGGTCGAAAAACCCGACCGCAACATCCCGTTGGGCATGTTTTTGTCGTTGGCGACCGCCACCTTCATCTACTGCGCCGGGGTCTACGTGATGACCGTGGTGCTCGACCCCTCCGAGTTCTACAAGGACTTGACGCCGGTGGCGACCGCTGCCGACGCGTTCATGACCTGGCTGCCGGGATCGACCGGCGTGGTCTTGATGGTCATCGCGGCGATTGCCGCGTTTGCCTCGACCGGCAACGCCGGGGTCATGTCCGCCAGCCGCTATCCGTTTGCGATGGCCCGTGACCGCCTGCTCCCCGACCGCTTCGGCGAGATCTCCGCCAAGGGCATCCCGGTCCTGGCGGTGCTGGCGACCACGGCGGCGATGATCGTGTGTTTGATCGCCTTCGACGTCTCGGCGGTGGCCAAGCTCGCCAGCGCCTTCCAACTGGTGCTCTTTGCGCTGATCAGCGCGGCGGTCATCGTCATGCGCGAGAGCCGGCTCGAGTTCTACCAACCCGGCTTTCGCTCGCCGCTGTACCCATGGATGCAGATCGCGGGCATCGTCATCCCCATCTGGCTCATCTGGGAGATGGGCTGGCTGGCGGTCGGCTTCAGCCTGGGCGTCGTCGCCGTGGGCGTGGTCGCCTTCCACTTCTACGCCCGAAAACGCGTGCACCGTCGCGGCGCGATCCGTCACGTCTTCGAGCGCATGGGCCGAAGCCGCCACGAAGAGTTGCACCACGAGCTTCGACGGGTCGTCTCCGATAAGGGCCTGCGCGACGACGATGAGTTCGACGAGCTGTTCGACAACGCGCTGGAGCTTCGCCTGCAGGGGCCGATCACCCTCGACGAGATGATGGCGCGTGCCTCGGACATCCTCGCCGACGAGCTCGACCTCGATCCCAACGACCTGGTCCACTGCTTCATGGAGGAGAGCCGACTGGGCATGATGCCCATCGAGGACAACGGCGCGGTGCCCCACCACCTGTATCACGGACTCGAGGAGCCGCAGGTGATGGTCGTGCATGTCGACGGCGGTGTGCCGCTACACCTCGATGAAGCGACCGCTCACGTGGTGCACGATGCACCGATCTCGAACTTCATCTTCTTGCTCAGCCCCGATGAAGACGCTGCGCGCCACTATCGCTACGTCGCTGAAATCGCCAGCCGCCTCGACCGGATCCCGGAGCCCCAGAGTCAGCCCGACGCGGAGCACTCGTTGCTCCTGGCGCTGTCGGTGAACCCTCCGAATCGGGCAGTGTCGTGA
- a CDS encoding universal stress protein, which translates to METHLPKSTPQPPASRRAEEPRLLDHVLVAVASDEDARQTCRVVLESVGSQLGSVTVVTVIPRYRQWSDSLPSDYRLENAYATLHVACGLLEDAGIDVEVSIEQSSNTSRAIHELAERIDASAIIFTPRSANRLVDFLAGDTTWSLVKKSSRPVLVLPLA; encoded by the coding sequence ATGGAAACCCATCTTCCCAAGTCGACGCCCCAGCCCCCCGCTTCGAGGAGAGCCGAAGAGCCCAGGTTGCTCGACCACGTTCTGGTCGCGGTGGCCTCGGACGAAGATGCTCGCCAGACGTGTCGAGTGGTCCTGGAGTCGGTGGGCTCACAGCTCGGCTCAGTCACGGTGGTGACCGTGATTCCTCGCTACCGCCAGTGGTCCGACAGCCTTCCGAGCGATTATCGTCTCGAGAACGCCTACGCGACGTTGCATGTCGCCTGTGGACTTCTCGAAGACGCAGGGATCGACGTCGAGGTGTCTATCGAGCAGTCCTCGAATACGAGTCGAGCCATTCACGAGTTGGCCGAGCGTATCGACGCCTCCGCGATTATTTTCACGCCCAGAAGCGCCAATCGGCTGGTGGACTTTCTGGCCGGAGACACCACCTGGTCGTTGGTCAAGAAGTCGTCGCGCCCGGTGCTGGTGTTGCCTTTGGCTTAG
- a CDS encoding hybrid sensor histidine kinase/response regulator: MSTTSKSEQTSQLFESLAGEVGKLARQMDWSSTSLGPPTTWPRALRSAARLVLDSSLPMTLGWGPELIQIYNEGYLQILGDKHPDALGRPVAEVYSEIWADIGPILQSVYDTGKALWFEDLCLPIARQGFPEEMYFTFSYSPVRDDNGQIVGLLSSAVETTASVLARRRAEILRDLASTSSRSSMDEMLAVSLQALQGATDDIPCALLCRMNRRGRRLEVIDSIGLEHELAPSVDEIARWVPWERVGEDVGFLELPEEASEAITGLPATSGLGLIPICSGGGARDDCVAALIVGLSAYLPFNSDYRDFLDGVGRELARKVADVHYHQLRVEEAENRYRAVFEYSVDAMLLTAPDGRILSANPAACELLGYTESEICELSREGVVDTTDERLSELLAIREATGKFQGEVQLVHRSGRKIPCEVSSNIYRDARGNLRSSMVVRDIRRRLEMESNLRQAQKLDIVGKLAGGIAHDFNNLLTVIQSSAQLLEAALDPSSEEAEDVQIIQAASDRAAAMTRRLLAFSRSQPIRKTDLDLAEVIAHIDVVLRSLIGEHIEVVTSLEPNPWAVRADRQAIEQILLNLAVNARDAMRTGGRLTLTLANVDLQEPRHCVVGSLVRPGRYVSLKVSDTGGGIPADVGVKVFEPFYTTKKEGTGLGLATVADVTLECGGNIFMQSEPGEGTTFEVYLPVSQQSATSLSGAHADTSGCALPRLQALLVEDQPLVRKVTSRMLENSGLDVVAVAGGAEALEVAEERGAGAFDLVVCDVVMPQISGEEVARRLREICPSIEVLFISGHPADSYLRVDSDMDVNVLMKPFGGEELANAIRKIFEAQ; this comes from the coding sequence ATGTCCACAACTTCAAAGTCCGAGCAGACAAGTCAACTCTTCGAGAGTTTGGCCGGTGAGGTCGGCAAGCTTGCCAGGCAGATGGACTGGTCGAGCACGTCTCTCGGCCCCCCGACTACTTGGCCGCGCGCCCTGAGGTCGGCCGCGCGCTTGGTCCTCGACTCTTCGCTGCCAATGACGTTGGGGTGGGGGCCGGAGTTGATTCAGATCTACAACGAGGGGTATCTGCAGATTTTGGGGGACAAGCATCCCGACGCGCTCGGCCGGCCCGTCGCCGAAGTCTACTCCGAGATCTGGGCCGATATCGGGCCGATTCTGCAGAGTGTGTACGACACGGGGAAGGCCCTTTGGTTCGAAGACCTTTGCCTGCCGATTGCACGGCAAGGCTTTCCCGAGGAGATGTACTTCACGTTCTCATACAGCCCGGTGCGCGACGACAACGGCCAGATCGTCGGGTTGCTCTCCTCGGCGGTGGAGACCACCGCCAGCGTGCTGGCTCGCCGACGTGCCGAGATACTGCGTGATCTGGCGAGCACATCGAGCCGCTCGTCGATGGATGAAATGCTCGCTGTGTCGCTGCAAGCGCTGCAGGGGGCAACGGACGACATTCCGTGTGCCCTTTTGTGTCGTATGAACCGACGAGGCCGCAGGCTCGAGGTGATCGATTCCATCGGGCTGGAGCACGAACTGGCGCCGTCGGTAGACGAAATCGCGCGTTGGGTGCCGTGGGAGCGGGTGGGCGAAGACGTCGGTTTTCTCGAATTGCCCGAAGAGGCTTCGGAGGCGATCACAGGCCTGCCTGCCACGTCGGGTCTGGGGCTGATCCCCATATGCAGCGGCGGCGGTGCCAGAGACGACTGTGTCGCGGCGCTTATCGTCGGGCTGAGCGCATACCTGCCGTTCAACTCCGACTACCGTGATTTTCTCGACGGCGTCGGCCGTGAGTTGGCTCGCAAGGTCGCCGACGTACACTATCACCAGCTGCGCGTCGAAGAGGCCGAGAACCGCTACAGAGCCGTCTTCGAGTATTCGGTCGACGCGATGTTATTGACCGCTCCCGACGGTCGCATCTTGTCGGCCAATCCGGCCGCGTGTGAGTTGCTGGGCTACACCGAGAGCGAAATCTGTGAGCTGAGCCGTGAGGGCGTGGTCGACACGACCGACGAGCGTCTTTCGGAGCTGCTGGCCATCCGCGAAGCCACCGGCAAGTTTCAAGGCGAGGTCCAGCTGGTCCATCGAAGCGGGCGCAAGATTCCGTGCGAGGTGTCGAGCAATATCTACCGCGACGCGCGTGGCAATCTCCGATCGAGCATGGTGGTGCGCGATATCCGTCGGCGACTGGAGATGGAGTCGAACCTGCGCCAAGCCCAGAAGCTCGACATCGTAGGCAAACTCGCCGGCGGGATTGCCCACGATTTCAATAATTTGCTCACGGTGATTCAGAGTTCGGCCCAACTCTTGGAGGCAGCGCTAGATCCAAGCTCCGAAGAGGCCGAAGACGTGCAGATCATTCAAGCCGCCAGCGATCGTGCCGCCGCGATGACGCGTCGGCTGCTGGCATTTTCTCGAAGTCAGCCCATCCGCAAGACCGATCTGGACTTGGCCGAAGTCATCGCCCACATCGACGTGGTGCTGCGCTCCTTGATCGGCGAGCATATCGAAGTGGTCACTTCGCTCGAGCCCAACCCCTGGGCGGTGCGCGCGGATCGCCAGGCCATCGAGCAGATTCTGCTAAACCTTGCAGTTAATGCGCGCGACGCCATGCGGACCGGCGGCCGACTCACCCTCACCCTGGCGAACGTTGACCTGCAGGAGCCGCGTCACTGCGTGGTCGGCTCGCTCGTCCGTCCGGGCCGGTATGTCAGCCTCAAAGTGAGCGACACGGGCGGAGGAATTCCGGCGGACGTGGGGGTCAAAGTCTTCGAGCCCTTCTACACGACCAAAAAAGAGGGCACCGGGCTCGGACTGGCCACGGTGGCTGACGTCACGCTCGAATGCGGGGGCAATATCTTTATGCAAAGCGAGCCGGGTGAGGGGACGACGTTCGAGGTCTACTTGCCGGTTAGCCAGCAGTCGGCCACCAGTTTGTCGGGCGCTCACGCCGACACATCGGGCTGTGCGCTGCCGCGACTGCAGGCCCTGCTCGTCGAAGACCAGCCGCTGGTTCGCAAGGTGACCTCCAGGATGCTCGAGAACTCAGGGCTCGATGTGGTCGCAGTGGCGGGCGGAGCCGAAGCTCTCGAGGTGGCCGAGGAGCGTGGTGCAGGGGCGTTCGATTTGGTCGTCTGCGATGTCGTCATGCCACAGATCAGCGGTGAAGAAGTCGCACGACGGCTGCGTGAGATCTGTCCGAGTATCGAAGTGCTGTTCATCTCGGGCCATCCTGCCGACTCCTATCTTCGCGTGGACTCGGACATGGACGTCAACGTGTTGATGAAGCCCTTCGGCGGCGAGGAACTTGCCAACGCCATTCGCAAGATATTCGAAGCGCAGTAG